Proteins encoded together in one Shewanella oneidensis MR-1 window:
- the phoB gene encoding phosphate regulon transcriptional regulator PhoB has product MTARILIVEDELAIREMLTFVMEQHGFTTSAAEDFDSAIALLKEPYPDLILLDWMFPGGSGIQLAKRLKQDEFTRQIPIIMLTARGEEEDKVKGLEVGADDYITKPFSPKELVARIKAVLRRSAPTRLEETIDVQGLLLDPVSHRVSVGDTVLDMGPTEFRLLHFFMTHPERVYSREQLLDNVWGTNVYVEDRTVDVHIRRLRKAVEESGHDRLIQTVRGAGYRFSTRS; this is encoded by the coding sequence ATGACTGCAAGGATATTGATAGTAGAAGACGAGTTAGCCATCCGCGAGATGCTGACTTTTGTAATGGAACAGCATGGGTTTACCACCTCTGCGGCGGAAGATTTTGATTCGGCCATTGCGCTGCTAAAGGAGCCTTATCCCGATCTGATTTTGTTGGATTGGATGTTTCCTGGTGGAAGCGGCATTCAATTAGCCAAACGCCTTAAGCAGGATGAGTTTACCCGCCAGATCCCTATTATTATGCTTACCGCGCGCGGTGAAGAGGAAGATAAGGTTAAGGGGCTCGAAGTCGGCGCCGATGACTACATCACTAAACCTTTCTCCCCCAAGGAGCTAGTTGCCCGCATCAAAGCGGTGTTACGCCGCAGTGCGCCAACTCGCCTTGAAGAAACCATTGATGTACAAGGATTGTTACTCGACCCTGTCAGTCACAGGGTGAGTGTTGGCGATACTGTACTCGATATGGGTCCGACGGAATTCCGTTTGTTGCACTTCTTTATGACACACCCAGAACGCGTCTATAGCCGTGAACAACTGCTTGATAACGTGTGGGGCACCAACGTGTATGTTGAAGACCGAACAGTTGATGTGCATATTCGCCGCCTACGAAAAGCGGTTGAAGAGTCGGGCCATGATCGTCTTATTCAGACAGTTCGTGGTGCGGGTTATCGCTTTTCTACACGTAGTTAG
- the phoR gene encoding phosphate regulon sensor histidine kinase PhoR produces the protein MFDSYSGYRLFTRLAVFLLLCLLIGLLVGNPLWILIIGLLGLVIWHYRQLARLNFWLWRDRKLTPPQGSGSWEGVFNGIYRLQGKNRRRVGQLAALLGRFRQGAEALPDAAVVLDSEHNILWCNKLAQLMLGFVWPQDNGQRIDNLIRHPDFSAYIKAGKYKEPLELTSPVSERRLLEIRIMAYGDRQLLLIARDITRIRQLEGMRKEFVANVSHELKTPLTVLQGYLEMMQSMAEPDSMNAKPLALMQQQTQRMQSMVEQLLVLSRIEDAADIDLENTVNMSQLMDVLKEEAKALAKDKYELSFHCEPGLDSHGNELQLRSACSNLISNAIRYTEPGGKISVQWRSVATGGLFSVADTGEGIAPQHISRLTERFYRVDSARSRQTGGSGLGLAIVKHALSHHHSELNISSELGKGSTFSFVIPQHLIERKK, from the coding sequence ATGTTCGACTCTTATTCAGGGTATCGGTTATTTACGCGTTTAGCCGTATTCTTACTGCTTTGTTTGCTTATTGGTTTATTGGTAGGGAACCCCCTCTGGATACTGATCATTGGATTGTTAGGTCTCGTGATCTGGCATTACCGTCAGTTAGCGCGACTTAATTTCTGGTTATGGCGAGATAGAAAGTTAACCCCTCCTCAGGGCAGTGGTAGTTGGGAAGGCGTGTTTAACGGTATTTACCGCCTGCAAGGTAAAAACCGTCGCCGAGTCGGCCAATTAGCCGCGTTACTTGGGCGTTTCCGTCAAGGGGCTGAAGCCTTACCCGATGCCGCTGTGGTGCTCGACTCAGAGCATAATATCTTATGGTGTAACAAATTAGCTCAGCTAATGTTAGGTTTTGTTTGGCCACAGGATAATGGGCAGCGTATTGATAACTTAATCCGTCACCCCGATTTTTCCGCTTATATTAAAGCTGGAAAGTATAAAGAGCCCTTAGAATTGACATCACCTGTATCAGAGAGGCGTTTACTCGAAATCCGTATCATGGCATATGGTGACAGACAACTGCTGCTGATTGCCCGTGATATTACCCGAATAAGACAGCTCGAAGGCATGCGTAAAGAATTTGTCGCTAATGTGTCACATGAACTTAAAACACCGCTTACCGTTTTGCAGGGATACTTGGAAATGATGCAAAGCATGGCGGAGCCGGATTCGATGAACGCAAAGCCATTAGCGTTAATGCAGCAGCAGACGCAGCGAATGCAGTCTATGGTGGAGCAGTTACTGGTGCTATCTCGCATCGAAGATGCGGCGGATATTGATCTTGAGAATACGGTTAATATGTCGCAGCTAATGGACGTCTTGAAGGAAGAAGCCAAAGCCTTAGCGAAGGACAAGTACGAGTTAAGTTTCCATTGTGAGCCGGGCTTAGATTCACATGGAAACGAGCTACAGCTTAGAAGTGCTTGTTCTAACTTAATTTCTAATGCTATTCGTTACACTGAGCCTGGGGGCAAGATTAGTGTGCAGTGGCGCAGTGTCGCCACCGGAGGTCTCTTTAGTGTGGCCGATACAGGGGAAGGGATTGCACCGCAGCATATTAGTCGCTTGACCGAGCGTTTTTATCGAGTCGACAGCGCGCGCTCAAGGCAAACGGGGGGCAGCGGCCTTGGTTTGGCCATTGTGAAACATGCGTTAAGTCATCATCACAGTGAGCTTAATATCAGCAGTGAATTAGGAAAGGGTAGCACTTTCAGCTTTGTGATCCCGCAGCATTTGATTGAACGTAAAAAATAA